Below is a window of Leucobacter chromiiresistens DNA.
GCCGCGACGCCGCGCATCGCCCTGCTCTCCGACGGACTGCTGCACGCCGCCGAGCTGTTCGCCTTCGCGTTCGGATTCTTCCTGATGCTCGACGCGCGGCGCCGCGGCACGCTCTGGGCGTCGGCCGCCTGGGCGGGGTTCGCGACGGGGCTCGGCCTCTTCCAGCTCTGGGACGGCGTCGTCGACCACAAGGTGCTGCGCCTGCACCAGATTCGGTACGGCGTCGACCTGCTGCCCTACGACATCGCGTGGAACACGGCCGGCGGGCTGCTGCTCGTCGCCGGGGTCATCTGGACCGCGGTGCTCGCGCGAGGCGGCCGCGACGCGAAAAATGCGCGCGAAACGCGAAAATCCCATTATCACGATGTGACGTAACCGCCTGACACCCTGTACGTTTTTAAGTATGGATACGACTAGTTTTCAGCGCCTTCCGCAGAGCATTCAGCAGATGGTGCTCGATGGCCTGGACAACGAGGTGCAGGCCGGGCTCGAGCGGCTCGACAACGCGAAGAAGGACGGCACGCTCGCTCCGGAGCAGACCGCCGCACTCGAGGGCGACATTCGCCGCGCGGCCGAGCTGCGCAACCGCTTCTCGCCGGCCTGACCCGCGGGCCGGTCTGCGATCGGTGCGCGCGAGCGGCGGATCGCGAACGCCGGCGAGCCGCAGCGCTCCATTGCGTCGAGTGACGGATCGCGATGTCAGCCGAGCGGCAGCTCGTGCTGCAGCGCACCCTCGTGACGCAGCAGGCGCTCTTTGAGACCGACGCCGAAGAGGTAGCCGCCGAGCCCGCCGTCGGCGCGCACGATCCGGTGGCAGGGGACGACGAGCGCGACGAGGTTGTTCGCGCACCCCGAAGCCGCGGCGCGCACGGCGGACGGGCGCCCCGCGAGCGCGGCGAGCTCGGTGTACGTCACCGCGCGACCCGCCCGCACCCCGCGGAGCGCCCGCCACACGTCGCCGCGGAACGGCGTCTCGACCTGCCGCACGGCGAGCGCGTCGATGGCGGCGACCTCGCCGGACGCATACGCGCGCAGCGCCTCGGCGACGGGATCGGCGGGCGCTGCGGCGCCCGCCGAGGCGTCCGCGATCCCGCGTTCCGCCGCAGTCGGGTCGGCGGCGCGCAGTCGCGCCTCGAGTGATCGCGCCTCGGGGTCGGCCTCGGTGGCGAACCCCGCCGCCCGGAGTGCGCCGTCCTCCGGCGACCAGATGGCGTGGAACGGCGCCCCGACGATGTCGACGACGGTGCGGCGGAGCGGAGCGCGAGCGGGGTCGTGCGGAGCGCGGGTCGGGTCGTGCGGAGCGCGGGTCGGGTCGTGCGGAGCGCGGGTCGGGTCGTGCGGAGCGCGGGTCGGGTCGTGCGGAGCGCGGGTCGGGTCGTGCGGAGCGCGGGTCATGGGAGGTCCTTTCGTGCGGACGCGGCGAGGAAGTCGGCCCACAGGTGCTGAGTCGCATAGCCGCGGTACGGGCGCCAGGGCTCGGCGATCCGCTCGGCTGCTCGCGGTGCCGGATCGCCGAGCGCCCGGCGCAGGATGAGGTCGCCGGCCGGGTACGCGTCGGGATCGCCCAGCGCGCGCATCGCGATCATCTCCACGCTCCACGGCCCGATGCCCCGCAGCGCAGCGAGCTCGCGACGGGCGCGGTCGCGGTCGGCGCCGCTCCCGAGGTCGAGCCCGCTCGACAGCGCCGCGGCGAGGGTCTGGAGGGTCGCCGCGCGGCTGTTCGTGAGGCCGAGCGTCTCGCGCAGCGAGCTCACCGACTCTGCAGCGATCGCGGCGACATCGAGCGCACCGTAGAACCCCGGCGCCTCGGCCACACCCGTGAGCGGGCGCCCGAAGCGGGCCGCGAGCCTGCCCTGCAGGGTGCGCGCCGCGGCGAGCGACACCTGCTGCCCGAGCACCGTGCCGAGCGCGGTCTCCGCAGACGATCGCGCCGCGGGCAGGCGCAGCCCGGGGCGCGCCGCGAGGAGCGGGGCGAGCCGCGGATCGGCGCCGAGGGCCTCGGCGATCTGCGCCGGGTCGGCGTCGAGATCGAGCATGCGGCGCACGATCTCGATCGCGGGCATCGCATCGGAGAGCCGCGGCAGTGCGAGCGACACCGGGATCGCGATCGTCGTGCCCCGCGCTTCGGGCAGGGCGGCCGCCGGCGGGAGCTCGGGCCAGTGCACGCGCACGACGGCCGTACCGCCGGGCACATCGAGCGCGTGCTCGGTCGTGCCGTCGGGGTGGATGATGTCGCGGCCGGGAATCGCGTGCGCGACGAGCGAGGCGCGCAGCCCGGCCGCGTCGTAGGGCGCGCGGGTGCGCAGCCGCAGCGCGAGGGCCGGCCGCTCGTCGGAGCTCGGGCCTGCGACCGATGCGCCGGTGCGGCGCGCGAGCTGCGACGGCGCCGCCCCGAACTCCCCGCGCATCACCTCGCCGAACTGCCGCACGCTGCCGAAGCCCGCGGCGAAGGCGATGTCGGCGAGCGGCAGATCGGTCTCGTCGATGAGCGCCCGCGCGGCGTGCGCGCGCCGCGTGCGGGCGAGCTGCAGCGGCCCGGCGCCGACCTCGTCGACGAGCATGCGCCGCAGGTGCCGCTCGCTGACGGCGAGCTCCCGCGCGAGCCCGGCGACGCCGACCGCGTCGATCGCGCCGTCGCGGATGCGGCGCACGGCCCGGCCGACGAGATCGCCGCGGGCGTCCCAGTCGCGGGTGCCGGGCACCGCCTCGGGGCGGCACCGCTTGCACGCCCGGAACCCCGCGGCGACGCACGCCGCCGCGCTCGGGAAGAACCGGCAGTTCTCGGGCAGGGGCTTCCGCGCCGGGCACGACGGCCGGCAGTAGATGCCGGTGCTCGTCACCCCGAGGTAGAACCTCCCGTCCCACCGGCTGTCGCGGCCCGACGCCGCGCGATAGCACGCGTCGAAGTCGAGGGGCAGCGCGGGGACCGGCGTCGGCGGGGCTGGGGTCGGCGTCGGGGTCGGCGTCGGGTGCGGGGTCGGGGTCGTCGGGGGCACGTCACCATCATCGCGGGCGGCGGGCGGCCGCGCACGCCGAAATCGGACACGGCGGTGCGGCGAGTACGCTCGACAGCATGAAAGACCTCTCGGGCCGTGAGGCGCTGCTGCGCGCCACCGTGGTCGTCGTGGCGGCCGGCGGGCTGCGCGCGCTCACCTATCGCGCGGTCGCCGCGGAGGCCGGAGTCTCGCACGGGCTCGTGCGCCATCACTTCGGCACTCGCGATCAGCTCATCGCCGAGGCGATGGAGTACGCCATCGACGAGAGCCTCAAGGGATCGAACATGGTGGGCGACGCGCTGACCGCCGAGACGTTCGCGGCGGGGATCGAATCGCTGGCCGACCGCGAGAGCGGTTCGCAGGCGTTCCAGTACGAGCTGCTGCTCGAATCGCGGCGGCGCCCCGAGCTACGGCCGCTCGCCGAGCGCCACTACCTCGCCTACCGGGAGGCGATCTCGCGGCAGCTCGCGCGTCTCGGGGTGCGCGACGCCGGGCTCACCGAGCTCATCTGGTTCGCGCTCGACGGCATCGTGTTCAAGCAGCTGGTGCTGCCCGAGAGCGTCGCGCCGGCGCTCGCTCGCCTGCGCTCTCTCGTCGCACAGGCCCAGAGCGCGGACTGACTGCGGGGATCGCGATCCGGCGCCTGCTCGATCACCCGCGCGCTTGACTATCCAAATGGATAGTTCTAGGGTGGACGCACCCCACCGGCCCCGCCGAGGGCCCCGAGCGCCGCAGCCCGGAACGAACGAAGGGACACACCGACGTGCCGCACCCCCACCCCGCCGACGCACCCGCGAGCGACACCCGCATCGACTTCCTGTACCTCAGCGAGCCCGACATGATCCGCGCCGGCGTCACCGACATGGCCGCATGCGTCGACACGATGTCCGACATGCTCGGCCTCTTCGCCGCCGGCGACTACCGCATGGCCGGCACCGAGAACAACTCGCACGGCGCGCAGATCTTCTTCCCCGAAACCGAGACCTTCCCCGGCATGCCCGTCGACGGCCCCGACCGGCGCTTCATGGCGATGCCCGCCTACCTCGGCGGCGACTACCAGACCGCCGGCTGCAAATGGTACGGCTCCAACGTCGCCAACAAGGAGCGCGGCCTGCCGCGCTCGATCCTCATGTTCACCCTCAGCGACAAAGACACGGGCGCGCCCCTCGCGATCATGTCGGCGAACCTGCTCAGCGCGTACCGCACCGGCGCGATCCCCGGCGTCGGCGCCCGCTACCTCGCCCGCGAAGACGCCCGCGTGGTCGGCATCGTCGGGCCCGGCCCGATGAACCGCACCTCGCTCGAATCGTTCGTCGCCGTCAGGCCCGGCATCGAGACCGTGCGCGTCTTCGGGCGCAGCCAGGGCGGCGTCGACACCTTCATCGCTTGGGCCGCCGACCGGTTTCCTCAGCTCGCGCTCGAGCAGGTCGACAGCTTCGAGGCCGCGGTGCGCGGATCGGACATCGTCAGCATCGCCGTGCCCAGCCAATCGGGATCGCAGCACTACCCGCTCGTGTGCGACGAATGGGTGAAACCCGGCGCCTTCATCTGCTGCTCGGCGCACCTCGCCGTCGAGGAATCGCTCGTGCAGCGCTCCCGCCACGTCGCCGACGCCCGCAAGATCTACCAGGCATGGGCCGAGGAGCTCCCCGAACCCGCCCACGAGACCGTGGGCATCTGGGGCATCCACCTCGTCGACCGCGTGCGCGACGGACGCATGACGCCCGAGCAGTTCGAAGACGTCGGCGAGATCATCCGCGGCGTCGCCCCCGGCCGGCGCCACGACGACGAGATCTTCATCTACTCGGTCGGCGGCATGCCCGTCGAAGACGTCGCCTGGGCGACCCGCGTCTACCGCAACGCGGTGCGCGACGGCATCGGCACCACCCTGAACCTGTGGGACGCGCCCGCGCTCGCCTGAGCGACGCGGCCCGCAGCACCACACGAGATAGAGGACACATGGAACTGCAGCACACCGACGTGATCGTCATCGGAGCGGGCACCGTGGGCTCGATGGCCCTCTGGCAGCTCAGCAAGCGCCCCGGCCTCCGGGTCGTCGGCATCGAGCAGTACGGGCGTGTGCACGCGCACGGCTCGTACGCGGGCGAATCGCGCGTCTTCCGCACCGCCGTGCACGAGGGCGGCACCTACGTCGGCATGATCCAACGATCCCGCGCGCTCTGGCGCGAGCTCGAACGGGAATCGGGCCGCGACATCTACGCGGAGGTCGGCTGCCTGAGCATCGCCCCCGAGGGATTCCCCGACCTCGAGACCGCCATCGGAACGGTGCGGCAGTTCGACCTCCCCCACCGACTGCTCAGCACCGAAGAGCTGCGCGCCGAATACCCCCAGCACCGCATCGCCGACGGCGACGTCGGGCTGCTCGACGCGCACGGCGGCGGGCTGCGACCCGAAGTCGCCGTGATGTCGGCGCTCGACCTCGCCGAGGCGAACGGCGCCGAGCTGCATGTCAACACCCCCGTGCTCGAGATCGAGGAGCGGAGCGGCGGCGTCGTCGTGCGCACCCCCCAGCGGGCGTGGCTCGCGCGATCCGTCGTCGTCGCATCGGGATCGTGGTCGACGCGGCTCTCCCCCGCCCTGCACGACCTGCTCCGCCTCCAGGTGCTCGGGCTCACCTGGTTCATGCCGAAGCACCCCGAGCGGTACGCGCCCGCGCACTTCCCCGCGTTCCTGCGAGACGCCGGACCGATCCACTTCTTCGGAGCGCCCAGCTTCGACGGATACTCGTTCAAGGCCTGCACCAACCCCGAGTGGCCGGTCGCCCGCGACGTCGACCAGGTGCCGACGTCGCACACGCGCGCCGAACTCATCAAGATCGGGCAGCGGGCCGCCGAGCTCTTCCCCGAGATCAGCCCCGAACCGGTGCGCCAGAGCGTGCACCACTGCGCCTACACCCCGGATCGCCTGCCCGTGGTCGACCGCAGCCCGAGCGGGCGCGTCGTCACCGTCACCGGGCTCTCGGGCCACGGGTTCAAGTTCTCGCCGCAGCTCGGCGAGTGGGCGGCGCAGCTCGCGGCGGGAGACGACCTCGACGCGATCGCCGGGTGGGACCCGCGCTTCGCCCTCCCCGCGCACCTCGAGAGGCTCGCGGTCACCGGCCCCTACACCGGCGGCGGGCACTAGGGGCGGGGTGCGGCGGCGGCGTTATCAGTCAGTGCGGCGTTCCCCACCGAAAGTGAGGGTTCTCCGCGAGCCGGAGGGATTTCTCGGCGGTGAAACGCTCCGAGTCGAGGCGAACCCTCGGTCTCGGCGGGCAGGGCGGGCCCGGGGCGCGGGCAGGGCCGGGCGCGGGCAGGGCGGGCCCGGGGCGCGGGCGGGGCGGGCCGGGCGCGGCGCGCGCGGCCCGCCCGCCCGCCCGCCCGCGCCCCGCGCACGCGCCCGCCCCCCTACGAGTTCACCACCTTCCGCAGGCCCACGGCGCGCTCGACGATGAACACGATGACCACCGAGAGTGCGATGAGGATCGCCGACAGCGCGGCGAGGCCCGGGTCCGAGCGGTACTGCAGGTAGCGGAACATCTCGACGGGCAGGGTGGTGTGCCCCGATCCGGCGACGAAGAGCGAGATGACCGCCTCGTCGAACGAGATGATGAACGCCATCACGCCGCCGGCGAGGATGCCCGGCGCGATGATCGGCAGGGTCACGCGGCGGAACGTGGTGAACGAGTTCGCGCCGTGCACCCGCGCCGCCTCCTCGCACCGCATGTCGCTCGTGGTGAGGCTCGAGAGCGTCGTGCGGATCACGTACGGCACGGTCACCCCGAAGTGCGCGAGCACGATGCCGGGGTAGGTGCCGACGAGCCCGACCGGCTGGAAGACGAGCAGCAGGCCGAGGCCGAGCACGACGCCCGGCACGAGGAGCGGCGAGAGGAAGAACCCCGAGATCGCGGCCTTGCCGGGGAACTCGTACCGCGCGATCGCGAGGGCCACCGGAACGCCCAGCAGCAGCACGACGACGGCGGTGATCACCGCGGTGATGAGGCTGACGCGGGCGCCGTCCATCAGCTCGCTGTTCTCGAGGATGCTCTGGTACCACTGGAACGAGGGCGCCCCGAACTCGATGGCGAGACTCTTCGAGTCGTTGAACGAGATGATGACGACCGCGATGATCGGCGCGAGCAGGAACAGGTAGACGATCGTCACGATGATGCGGTTCAGAATCTTGGCCATGGGCGTCACCCTTCGAATCGCTTGATGAGTCGTTGATAGACGGCCACGATCGCGCCGAAGACGACGAGGAGGATGACCGAGAGGGCGGAGGCCAACGGCCAGTTGAGCGTCTGCGTCGCCTCGCTGTACACCTCGGTCGCGAGGATGAACACGCGCCCGCCGCCGAGCAGCTTGGGCGTCACGAACGAGCTCACGGCGAGCACGAAGACGAGCAGGAACCCGGTGAAGACGCCCGGGAGCGACAGGGGGAGCGTCACCCGCAGGAACACCTTCACCTTGGAGGCGCCGAGCGATCCGGCCGCCTCTTCGAGGGAGCTGTTGATGCGGCCGAACCCGGAGATCATCGCGAGGATCGCGTACGGCATGAGAATCTCCACCAGCGCGATCGACGTGCCCAGGAAGTTGTTGCTCAGCCGCAGCGGACTGCTGAGGAGCCCCGTGTTCATCAGCGCCGCGTTGATGACGCCCTGGTCGCCGAGGATCGCCATCCACCCGAAGGTGCGCGCCACCGCGGAGGTGAGCAGCGGGGCGATGGCGAGCGCGATGAGCACCCCCTTCCACCGCGACGTCGTGCGGGTGAGGAACAGCGCGATCGGGTACGAGAGCACAACCGCGGCGAGCCCGCAGACGAGCCCCAGCATCAGCGTGTTGCCGACGACCTCCCAGTAGAACGGGTCGGCGAGCGCCTTGTGGTAGGAGGCGAGGGTGAACGTCTCGATCAGCTGGCCGCCCGATCCGTTCTCGTTGAGCGACATGCGGATCATCACGAACAGCGGCACGAGGAAGCTCGCGAAGAGCCCGATCACCCCGGGGAGCACCAGCCCGTAGGCGGAGAGTCGGGAGCGGTTGCGCGCCCGATTCGACTTCATGCCGACGCTGATGAGTTCGGTGTTGGTGTGCGTTGCAGCCATAGGGATCGCCTCACCCCTCCGGCACGAGGTGCGCGTCGCCCGGCTCGAACGACACGTACGCCTCGTCGCCGATGCGCAGCTCGTCGCGCGCGGAGCTCAGCTTGTCGGCGCGCATCTCCTGCCCGCTGTCGAGCCGCAGGTCGTAGCTGCGCACGTTGCCGGTGTAGCTGGACGCGGTGACGCGGGCCCGCGCGGTGGGGAGCGATCCGAGGCGCTCGCCGCTCGGCTCGACGGTGACGCGGTGCGGCCGCACCACGAGCGACGCCGCGCCGGTGACGCCGGGCGCCCCCGCCACGGCGAAGCTTCCGAACAGGTCGGAGTGCACCTGGTACGTGCTGCCGGATCCGCCCGAGCCGCCCGACACGGCGCCGACCTCGAGGAAGTTCGCCTTGCCCACGAAGTTCGCGACGAACTTGGTGGCGGGGCTCTCGTAGATGGCGGTCGGGCGGTCGTACTGCTCGATGACGCCGTTGTTGAGGATGGCGATGCGATCCGCCATGTCGAGCGCCTCGTCCTGGTCATGCGTGACGAACAGGGTGGTGGTGCCCGACTCCTGCTGGATGCCGCGAATCTCACGGCGCATCGCCTCGCGGAGCTTCGCGTCGAGGTTCGAGAGCGGCTCGTCGAGCAGCAGCAGGGTGGGGTGGATCACAAGCGCCCGCGCCAGCGCGACGCGCTGCTGCTGGCCGCCCGAGAGCTCGGCGGGTTTGCGCGCCCTGAGGTGCCCGAGCTGCACCTTGTCGAGCGCTTCGGCGGTGCGCGGGGCGATCTGCGCCCGCGGCACCTTGTGCATCTGCAGGCCGAAGGCCACGTTCTCCTCGACCGTGAGGTGCGGGAACAGAGCGTACGACTGGAAGACCATGCCCATGCCGCGCTTGTGTACGGGCGTGGAGACGACGTCTTCGCCGTTCACCCGGATCTCGCCCGATGTCGGCTCCAGCAGGCCCGCGACCATGCGCAGGGTGGTGGTCTTGCCGCACCCCGAGGGGCCCAGCAGGGCGACGAGGTCGCCCTGCTGCACGTCGAGGTTCACATCGTTGACCGCGGGGGCGGTGGTCTTCGGGTACGTCTTCTGGAGGTTGCGGATCGACAGGTACTCCGGGTCCAGCTGCTGCGTCATGATCAGCCTCCGATGACGTTGCGTCGCCACTGCTCGGTCCAGGCGTCGCGCTCGTCGGCGAGCCAGATCCAGTCGATGTCGACGATGTTGGGATCGGCCGAATCGGCGACGCGATCGGTGATCTCCTCGGGCAGTTCCGCGTCGGAGACGACGGGGGCGTAGAAGAGCGCCTCGGCGAACGACTCCTGCGCCTCCTTCGAGAGGGCGTAGTCCATGAACTCGCGGGCCGCGTCGGCCTTCTCGCTGCCTTCGACGAGGTTGATCGTATTGATCTGGAACCCGATGCCGTCGTCGGGCTGCACGACGCCCATGGCTCCGTCGGAGTCGTCTGCGAAGTACTGCGCGCGGGCGTTCCACCCGACGCCGTACTGCGAGGTGCCCGAGATGACGGGCTGGTAGACGTCGGGCACCGGCTCCCACGTATTGACGAGGGGCGCGAGCTCGGAGAGCTTCTCGATGGCGGGCTCGATGCTCTCCTGGTAGTCGTCGCCGAGGTTGTTCGCGGTGAGAATGGTGAGGGTGTGCCCCTGGATGTCGGGCGGGGCGGGGATCGACACGGAGTTCTCGGGCGCATCCCACAGGTCTTCGATGCCCTTCGGCGGATTCTTCACCTCGGCCGTGTTGTAGAGCACGACGAGGTTGTCGAAGGTGACCGCCGGGCCGAAGCCGTCGGCGCTCTGGCCGAGCTCGACGACGTTGGCGATGTTCGGCACCTCGTCGGCGGAGACCTTCGAGAAGAGCCCCTCCTGATTGCCGGTGTGGGCGACCGAGGCGTCCATGATCGCGAGGTCGACGGTGGGGCTCGCCGATTCGCTGCGGAGCTTGCCGAGCATCTCGGCGCTGTGCTGCGCCGGCACGAAGTTCACGACGATGTCGTCTTGCGAGGCGTTGAACTCGTCGATCACGGCGGCGGTGTACTGATCCTCGAAGAGCGCGGCGTAGCCGAGCACGTTGATCTCGACGGCGTCGGGGTTCGCGGAGCCCGACCCGCCCGACCCGCTGCAGGCGGTCAGCGCGAGCGCAGAGATCATCACGGCGGATACGCCGAGTGCGGTCTTCTTCGACATGGTGCTTCTCCTTTGAAGTCTGATGCGGGGGCTCCCGCGTCGTTCACCCATGTCGACAGGCTTGGTCGAGAGCGACGATACGCGGCGGTGCCCGATCGCGCAAGACGCGATTCGGTAACGCTGCTCGGGGCGCTTCGGGCGATGGTGGCGTCGCCACGTGTCGCTGATCGGGGATTTCGCGCGATCCTCACCCCGAGGGTTTCGCGAGCGGCCCACGCCTGCTACAGTGCATGGCACGTGTATACAACACGTACACAATCCGTGCGACAGGCCTGGTCAGCTCTGCACGATCCCACACGAAGAGGTGTGCGAACCCTCGCGGAACCCGCACCGGAAAGGCACGACACCGTGTTCCAATTCCTCCCCATGCCCCAGCAGATCTCCGAGGAACGCCGCCGGGCGCTCCTCACCGTACAGACGTCGACCCTCGGCCACCTGCGCGACTTCGGCTTCATCCG
It encodes the following:
- a CDS encoding TetR/AcrR family transcriptional regulator — translated: MKDLSGREALLRATVVVVAAGGLRALTYRAVAAEAGVSHGLVRHHFGTRDQLIAEAMEYAIDESLKGSNMVGDALTAETFAAGIESLADRESGSQAFQYELLLESRRRPELRPLAERHYLAYREAISRQLARLGVRDAGLTELIWFALDGIVFKQLVLPESVAPALARLRSLVAQAQSAD
- a CDS encoding tyramine oxidase subunit B produces the protein MPHPHPADAPASDTRIDFLYLSEPDMIRAGVTDMAACVDTMSDMLGLFAAGDYRMAGTENNSHGAQIFFPETETFPGMPVDGPDRRFMAMPAYLGGDYQTAGCKWYGSNVANKERGLPRSILMFTLSDKDTGAPLAIMSANLLSAYRTGAIPGVGARYLAREDARVVGIVGPGPMNRTSLESFVAVRPGIETVRVFGRSQGGVDTFIAWAADRFPQLALEQVDSFEAAVRGSDIVSIAVPSQSGSQHYPLVCDEWVKPGAFICCSAHLAVEESLVQRSRHVADARKIYQAWAEELPEPAHETVGIWGIHLVDRVRDGRMTPEQFEDVGEIIRGVAPGRRHDDEIFIYSVGGMPVEDVAWATRVYRNAVRDGIGTTLNLWDAPALA
- the solA gene encoding N-methyl-L-tryptophan oxidase — encoded protein: MELQHTDVIVIGAGTVGSMALWQLSKRPGLRVVGIEQYGRVHAHGSYAGESRVFRTAVHEGGTYVGMIQRSRALWRELERESGRDIYAEVGCLSIAPEGFPDLETAIGTVRQFDLPHRLLSTEELRAEYPQHRIADGDVGLLDAHGGGLRPEVAVMSALDLAEANGAELHVNTPVLEIEERSGGVVVRTPQRAWLARSVVVASGSWSTRLSPALHDLLRLQVLGLTWFMPKHPERYAPAHFPAFLRDAGPIHFFGAPSFDGYSFKACTNPEWPVARDVDQVPTSHTRAELIKIGQRAAELFPEISPEPVRQSVHHCAYTPDRLPVVDRSPSGRVVTVTGLSGHGFKFSPQLGEWAAQLAAGDDLDAIAGWDPRFALPAHLERLAVTGPYTGGGH
- a CDS encoding methylated-DNA--[protein]-cysteine S-methyltransferase — its product is MTRAPHDPTRAPHDPTRAPHDPTRAPHDPTRAPHDPTRAPHDPARAPLRRTVVDIVGAPFHAIWSPEDGALRAAGFATEADPEARSLEARLRAADPTAAERGIADASAGAAAPADPVAEALRAYASGEVAAIDALAVRQVETPFRGDVWRALRGVRAGRAVTYTELAALAGRPSAVRAAASGCANNLVALVVPCHRIVRADGGLGGYLFGVGLKERLLRHEGALQHELPLG
- a CDS encoding ABC transporter ATP-binding protein gives rise to the protein MTQQLDPEYLSIRNLQKTYPKTTAPAVNDVNLDVQQGDLVALLGPSGCGKTTTLRMVAGLLEPTSGEIRVNGEDVVSTPVHKRGMGMVFQSYALFPHLTVEENVAFGLQMHKVPRAQIAPRTAEALDKVQLGHLRARKPAELSGGQQQRVALARALVIHPTLLLLDEPLSNLDAKLREAMRREIRGIQQESGTTTLFVTHDQDEALDMADRIAILNNGVIEQYDRPTAIYESPATKFVANFVGKANFLEVGAVSGGSGGSGSTYQVHSDLFGSFAVAGAPGVTGAASLVVRPHRVTVEPSGERLGSLPTARARVTASSYTGNVRSYDLRLDSGQEMRADKLSSARDELRIGDEAYVSFEPGDAHLVPEG
- a CDS encoding ABC transporter permease; translated protein: MAKILNRIIVTIVYLFLLAPIIAVVIISFNDSKSLAIEFGAPSFQWYQSILENSELMDGARVSLITAVITAVVVLLLGVPVALAIARYEFPGKAAISGFFLSPLLVPGVVLGLGLLLVFQPVGLVGTYPGIVLAHFGVTVPYVIRTTLSSLTTSDMRCEEAARVHGANSFTTFRRVTLPIIAPGILAGGVMAFIISFDEAVISLFVAGSGHTTLPVEMFRYLQYRSDPGLAALSAILIALSVVIVFIVERAVGLRKVVNS
- a CDS encoding DNA-3-methyladenine glycosylase 2 family protein; protein product: MPPTTPTPHPTPTPTPTPAPPTPVPALPLDFDACYRAASGRDSRWDGRFYLGVTSTGIYCRPSCPARKPLPENCRFFPSAAACVAAGFRACKRCRPEAVPGTRDWDARGDLVGRAVRRIRDGAIDAVGVAGLARELAVSERHLRRMLVDEVGAGPLQLARTRRAHAARALIDETDLPLADIAFAAGFGSVRQFGEVMRGEFGAAPSQLARRTGASVAGPSSDERPALALRLRTRAPYDAAGLRASLVAHAIPGRDIIHPDGTTEHALDVPGGTAVVRVHWPELPPAAALPEARGTTIAIPVSLALPRLSDAMPAIEIVRRMLDLDADPAQIAEALGADPRLAPLLAARPGLRLPAARSSAETALGTVLGQQVSLAAARTLQGRLAARFGRPLTGVAEAPGFYGALDVAAIAAESVSSLRETLGLTNSRAATLQTLAAALSSGLDLGSGADRDRARRELAALRGIGPWSVEMIAMRALGDPDAYPAGDLILRRALGDPAPRAAERIAEPWRPYRGYATQHLWADFLAASARKDLP
- a CDS encoding DUF2243 domain-containing protein — protein: MTRTSRRRTADPLRNRSYWAAFLLGVAAMAAIDEIVFHQILAWHHFYDAATPRIALLSDGLLHAAELFAFAFGFFLMLDARRRGTLWASAAWAGFATGLGLFQLWDGVVDHKVLRLHQIRYGVDLLPYDIAWNTAGGLLLVAGVIWTAVLARGGRDAKNARETRKSHYHDVT
- a CDS encoding extracellular solute-binding protein; translated protein: MSKKTALGVSAVMISALALTACSGSGGSGSANPDAVEINVLGYAALFEDQYTAAVIDEFNASQDDIVVNFVPAQHSAEMLGKLRSESASPTVDLAIMDASVAHTGNQEGLFSKVSADEVPNIANVVELGQSADGFGPAVTFDNLVVLYNTAEVKNPPKGIEDLWDAPENSVSIPAPPDIQGHTLTILTANNLGDDYQESIEPAIEKLSELAPLVNTWEPVPDVYQPVISGTSQYGVGWNARAQYFADDSDGAMGVVQPDDGIGFQINTINLVEGSEKADAAREFMDYALSKEAQESFAEALFYAPVVSDAELPEEITDRVADSADPNIVDIDWIWLADERDAWTEQWRRNVIGG
- a CDS encoding ABC transporter permease; the protein is MAATHTNTELISVGMKSNRARNRSRLSAYGLVLPGVIGLFASFLVPLFVMIRMSLNENGSGGQLIETFTLASYHKALADPFYWEVVGNTLMLGLVCGLAAVVLSYPIALFLTRTTSRWKGVLIALAIAPLLTSAVARTFGWMAILGDQGVINAALMNTGLLSSPLRLSNNFLGTSIALVEILMPYAILAMISGFGRINSSLEEAAGSLGASKVKVFLRVTLPLSLPGVFTGFLLVFVLAVSSFVTPKLLGGGRVFILATEVYSEATQTLNWPLASALSVILLVVFGAIVAVYQRLIKRFEG